A part of uncultured Fibrobacter sp. genomic DNA contains:
- the radA gene encoding DNA repair protein RadA has translation MVALNKSKAKKEIEFLCTECGNTTPKWAGKCPFCGAWSSLKEHVVENILESGRASRGLGGPVHKVVPLKDVATEDTRRLSSANAEFDRVLGGGLAPGSLVLIGGDPGIGKSTLVLSTLATMTAAGVKTLYVSGEESAVQVKLRSERLNVAGSDMLLLCETSLEKILQQAQELKPQVLVIDSIQTVYKSDLSGTPGCATQLRECTLDLMVFAKNTGCITILIGHVTKDGQIAGPRILEHMVDTVVYFEGDRNHQYRILRTIKNRFGATDEIGVFEMTGHGLSPVENPSRVFLQENVPPTPGSVVCCTLEGTRAMLFETQALVSSTTFAVPQRVAAGIDPKRLTIILALLEKFGGVVVGASDVFVSIAGGLKVSDTSSDLALALAIASNHLAIPLGRQCIVIGELGLSGEVRSVSLLEQRLKEARRLGITEAVVPAGGRLPENTSGMKVVQVHTLSDAVNWLMDRK, from the coding sequence ATGGTAGCACTAAACAAATCGAAAGCGAAAAAAGAAATTGAGTTCCTTTGCACCGAATGCGGCAACACCACGCCTAAGTGGGCGGGCAAGTGCCCGTTCTGCGGCGCATGGAGCAGCCTCAAGGAACATGTGGTCGAAAACATTCTCGAGAGCGGTCGAGCCTCGCGCGGCTTGGGTGGCCCGGTGCACAAGGTGGTGCCGCTCAAGGATGTCGCGACCGAGGACACGCGGCGGCTGAGCTCCGCCAATGCCGAATTTGACCGCGTGCTGGGGGGCGGGCTTGCACCAGGTTCCCTAGTGCTCATTGGTGGCGATCCGGGCATCGGTAAGTCCACACTTGTGTTATCGACACTCGCCACCATGACAGCCGCCGGCGTCAAGACGCTTTACGTGAGCGGCGAAGAGAGTGCGGTTCAAGTCAAGCTCCGCAGCGAGCGCTTGAACGTGGCGGGCTCCGACATGCTTTTACTTTGCGAAACTAGCCTCGAAAAAATCTTGCAGCAAGCGCAGGAACTCAAACCGCAAGTGCTCGTGATTGACTCAATCCAAACGGTCTACAAGAGCGATTTGTCGGGCACTCCGGGCTGCGCCACGCAGCTCCGCGAATGCACGCTCGATCTGATGGTGTTTGCCAAGAATACAGGCTGCATCACGATTCTGATCGGGCATGTGACCAAGGATGGCCAGATTGCAGGCCCCCGCATTTTGGAACACATGGTTGACACGGTTGTGTACTTTGAAGGCGACCGCAATCACCAATACCGTATTCTCCGAACCATCAAGAATCGCTTTGGCGCCACTGATGAAATCGGCGTATTCGAGATGACGGGGCATGGTCTTTCTCCGGTGGAAAACCCGAGCCGCGTGTTCTTGCAAGAAAATGTCCCGCCGACGCCCGGGAGTGTGGTCTGCTGTACGCTGGAAGGCACGCGCGCCATGCTTTTTGAAACGCAGGCGCTCGTGAGTTCGACGACATTTGCTGTCCCTCAGCGTGTGGCGGCCGGAATCGACCCCAAGCGCCTGACTATTATTCTCGCCTTGCTCGAAAAGTTCGGCGGGGTTGTGGTCGGGGCCTCAGACGTGTTCGTTTCGATTGCCGGCGGGCTGAAGGTCTCCGACACTTCATCGGACCTCGCCTTGGCGCTTGCTATTGCCAGCAACCACCTCGCGATTCCGCTCGGCCGCCAGTGCATTGTCATCGGTGAATTGGGATTGTCCGGCGAGGTCCGCTCCGTGAGCCTGCTGGAACAGCGGCTCAAGGAAGCCCGCCGTCTGGGAATCACCGAGGCTGTGGTGCCTGCGGGCGGTCGCCTGCCCGAGAACACCTCCGGCATGAAGGTTGTCCAAGTCCACACCCTCTCCGACGCCGTAAACTGGCTAATGGACCGCAAGTAA